The Gemmata palustris genome includes a region encoding these proteins:
- a CDS encoding AAA family ATPase — protein MIPKRVTLENFLSYGPKTEIAFAADEPLWVVGGPNGVGKSAVFDAMTYCLYAEHRGGGRGHEQLIRHGADGFKAAFEFQFVGIDYRITRTRQRRGRTTQAVERLDGGCWARVPDVDGAEAVTEWVRSTLGLPFEAFCASVLLRQGRADDILDAAPARRLETLKKIIGVERYEELSGRVNEAGKERARELERLRRQRAGIEDVTQADLESEQEAVNRTAAARELADATRTRAVAAVPQAEQWARLTAEGADLTRKLAEADGRSRDEAAIRHDHARYVELSAVVPVLEELGRLRATVADAETRYTAATRRRDELRAKHDADRQRAEGLRLVVSDQRRAAADLSNEADVATKDSERLSGLLTIADELATADRGADAFPDTLDAELAAARVAKVSVAEAERTARDAEAEIAGLLKEAKKQQKAFADVTVGITCSQCGQEVTAKHAEDERNRLADRVAAHTAAATEAKAKSADATSDREAADARLKTLTDDIAERNHLRQRRSDLERSLTALGSATDPAAVREEIARLAERLTDLQAEHSAARGRQHEAERELKELDPVVKRQEGDLQRVETEATQLATALARDTAACDGLLARLPDGWRDSNDATAPAADLRRLAADGIEPRFRQLEADATLRREWEERQRKVVQEMGAVPADARIAVADARQAQRSAEQVFALCDTAHRDAVSRMDELTRRQEQLATLTTAAAAAETDARVHAKLDKLLGKEKLQRELIREAEAAIVRLTQQTLANLSGGDLSVRLADADGDDKAFDLLVFRGDDPNPIPVKMLSGSQKFRVAVSVALAVGRFATGQARPLECVIIDEGFGSLDRDGLRAAADELNRLKDHLRRIIVVSHQEEFTDQFPVVIRLSKGDAGTTAEAVRQQR, from the coding sequence GTGATCCCCAAGCGCGTCACGCTCGAAAATTTCCTCAGCTACGGGCCGAAAACGGAGATCGCCTTCGCCGCCGACGAGCCCCTGTGGGTGGTCGGCGGGCCGAACGGGGTGGGCAAGAGCGCGGTGTTCGACGCCATGACATACTGCCTTTACGCCGAGCACCGCGGCGGCGGGCGGGGGCACGAGCAACTCATCCGCCACGGCGCGGACGGGTTCAAGGCGGCATTCGAGTTCCAGTTCGTCGGCATCGACTACCGCATCACCCGCACCCGCCAGCGGCGGGGGCGGACGACGCAGGCAGTGGAGCGGCTGGACGGCGGGTGCTGGGCGCGGGTGCCCGACGTGGACGGGGCCGAGGCCGTCACCGAGTGGGTGCGGTCCACCCTCGGGCTGCCGTTCGAGGCATTCTGCGCGTCCGTACTGCTCCGGCAGGGGCGGGCCGACGACATCCTCGACGCCGCCCCGGCCAGGCGGCTGGAGACGCTCAAGAAGATCATTGGGGTGGAGCGGTACGAGGAGCTGAGTGGGCGGGTGAACGAGGCCGGCAAAGAGCGGGCGCGGGAGTTGGAGCGGTTGCGGCGTCAGCGGGCGGGCATCGAGGACGTGACCCAGGCCGACCTCGAAAGCGAGCAAGAGGCGGTGAATCGCACTGCCGCCGCCCGCGAACTGGCCGACGCCACCCGCACCCGCGCCGTGGCCGCCGTGCCTCAGGCCGAGCAGTGGGCTCGGCTGACCGCCGAGGGCGCCGACCTGACCCGCAAACTGGCCGAAGCGGACGGACGGAGCCGGGACGAAGCTGCCATCCGCCACGACCACGCCCGGTACGTCGAGCTGTCCGCCGTCGTCCCTGTCCTGGAAGAACTCGGTCGACTGCGGGCGACGGTGGCCGACGCAGAAACGCGGTACACCGCCGCCACCCGCCGCCGCGACGAGTTGCGGGCGAAGCACGATGCCGACCGCCAACGGGCGGAGGGGCTGCGACTTGTCGTCAGCGACCAGCGGCGAGCAGCTGCCGACCTGTCGAACGAGGCAGACGTGGCGACGAAAGACAGCGAGCGGCTGAGCGGGCTGCTCACCATCGCCGACGAGTTGGCGACGGCCGACCGCGGGGCCGATGCCTTTCCCGATACGCTCGACGCCGAGTTGGCGGCCGCGAGGGTTGCGAAGGTGAGCGTGGCGGAGGCCGAACGGACCGCCCGTGACGCCGAGGCGGAAATCGCCGGATTATTGAAGGAGGCCAAGAAGCAACAGAAGGCGTTCGCCGACGTGACAGTCGGTATCACGTGTTCGCAGTGCGGTCAGGAGGTGACGGCGAAGCATGCGGAGGACGAGCGTAACCGACTGGCCGACCGCGTGGCTGCGCACACCGCCGCGGCGACTGAGGCGAAGGCGAAATCGGCCGACGCCACCTCGGACCGTGAAGCGGCCGACGCTCGACTGAAGACGCTGACCGACGACATCGCCGAGCGGAACCACCTGCGGCAGCGGCGGTCCGACCTGGAACGCAGCTTGACCGCGCTGGGCTCGGCGACCGACCCGGCCGCCGTGCGGGAAGAAATCGCCCGGCTGGCCGAGCGGCTGACCGACCTGCAAGCCGAGCATTCCGCCGCGCGCGGTCGTCAGCACGAGGCCGAGCGGGAGTTGAAGGAATTGGACCCGGTAGTCAAACGGCAGGAGGGCGACCTACAGCGCGTCGAGACGGAGGCAACCCAACTCGCCACCGCTCTGGCCCGCGACACAGCCGCCTGCGACGGTCTGCTCGCCCGCCTGCCCGACGGGTGGAGGGACTCCAATGACGCCACCGCTCCGGCGGCCGACCTACGGCGACTGGCGGCCGACGGCATCGAGCCGCGGTTCCGGCAGTTGGAAGCCGACGCCACCCTCCGCCGCGAGTGGGAGGAGCGGCAGAGGAAGGTGGTTCAGGAAATGGGCGCCGTGCCGGCCGATGCCCGCATCGCGGTGGCCGACGCCCGGCAGGCCCAGCGGTCGGCCGAGCAGGTGTTCGCCTTGTGCGACACGGCCCACCGCGACGCCGTCAGCAGGATGGATGAGCTCACCCGTCGCCAGGAGCAACTGGCGACGTTGACCACCGCCGCCGCCGCCGCCGAGACGGACGCCCGCGTTCACGCCAAGCTCGACAAGCTGCTCGGGAAGGAGAAACTGCAACGCGAACTGATCCGCGAGGCGGAAGCGGCGATCGTCCGGCTGACTCAGCAGACGCTCGCCAACCTGTCCGGGGGCGACCTGTCCGTCCGGCTGGCGGATGCCGACGGGGACGATAAGGCGTTCGACCTGCTCGTGTTCCGTGGCGACGACCCGAACCCTATCCCGGTGAAGATGCTGTCCGGGTCGCAGAAGTTCCGGGTGGCAGTGTCGGTCGCTCTGGCCGTCGGCCGGTTCGCCACCGGGCAGGCCCGCCCGCTGGAGTGTGTGATTATCGACGAGGGGTTCGGCAGCCTGGACCGTGACGGCCTACGGGCGGCGGCCGACGAACTCAACCGGCTGAAGGACCACTTGCGGCGGATCATCGTGGTGTCCCACCAGGAGGAGTTCACCGACCAGTTCCCGGTGGTTATCCGCCTGAGCAAGGGTGACGCCGGCACCACCGCCGAGGCCGTCCGCCAGCAGCGGTGA
- a CDS encoding sacsin N-terminal ATP-binding-like domain-containing protein: MPKALALESNPFGRINELRSLLSDRYSRTAILKEWLQNADDAGATAVLVASVVTPSGCAHELLKAGSSAVVVLNDGKFDATDSAAIRQFGLNNKSGDGAAIGKFGLGLKSVFHLCEAFFFLSPTPTAGDPGGEFNNLVSPWSGTAHHAHWGDVDPADLDRLKAHLAPACRRLGERWFALWLPLRRRDYTHTARILNEPHDRPPSELLAPPDVIHLAPAGALLKQLSRVELWDGMPADDDRPAQRWELLTPGGRTHYRAWAPPNAPPATTLATQAGECDDGDGRASYALVEAWRNEKWANDAQRHSGWPSRFDLEGRPQPDKAQPHAAVVLTRRHGREGGLLHDAPAVFLPLTDGASCNRPPADVEFLLLRHGCFFVDSGRGGVYAGDGVRGMWNKELMRDGVLPLVVPAVAELAGVCDPAAKQRLTAAVQNWMKDNDRTDVCRDAGWGYRWRPDGSCWGLIPNNVRVLEIPAFADEALPARVLPGLAELADDYALIPATEPRLLARDPEPWPDDVLGQVLAVPEARQLLDGDALGYLVEFVAVNRRQFGESARQSLADALRRVFAVASNGELAEHKDRLVRLVGEIPPDRRRRLSLGGNWPAKTRQAVCGVSAVLIVPDGFDPAHAPGVGLFATPDAVGVLKLLAVDMSVGRNTNPAAEVIDALAEPAAMRDATADLTLWKVQCPEPDEKRDTDELRSLADLRSALNSQSLFVGPLNDELRELAAAVRTRLAVLAGDTACTLFTQTLPPRGDAGGILVHLETAPDLRVPEARVPLLSRMMRATGDESFSTHRRWAVRYLLHANRELPAKDDLYLPAALPAGEAAVIGRLAEAVLARRNRADHVLRSAELAKSLTELQRGEYGLVTLDWEGLARLLKDEQITPDLAFDDAERDALLDGLRNHKHAIRLLPLHDRVGGGRVSLADNCFWNVDKRVELGTLRDVVTLLNPHQTKPALATIQLEAGGKKLTHRDVVDLATTNDAAKHWDTLLTAMASVGTLGGEQVKQLAARPWLPLALAEGRFVQPDHVLHDEHLDSEIAAAVKRVALAADGPVPVGRLDPEVRQHRGFAECARQLFPNRAQILSKLGGLLGRDPQFQVGRIDDLSEWCEAFRTASPQVMAAAPLLAQAKRHALDECRSRLLPSLDRTPPIARLEEILAHLRKRFGQTDGGERRVVERVHNGYLRLLAAQPDEARAVLQRLKLLNQNGAWVEATKLCIAAGIDQADALDAIQAAILVGVARRQAPKSKLKATQEDSPKEVKSRLEVEFVNSAEALRKFFDPWRKADEQLAQWVGAFVALLGSCDLYKEYGEKCLGDQKKSVEKIWHETGMTADARRMSRQRFLIELTAVKGNVPVVNLLGEPFSARAATDVSHFLFGYEIEPFATKLADWDVHHLHLRVVDPMRATNPDELGRLRRLLEGTAERILSEVYSERNASLKPVLDTLTQGDLADVRIAQAELLDAAGHYLRTLGLIPELKPVLDKYQEAARRRAEESEAGQGNRKLEGASADELARDAHKALRDVLTTDGLARGKILAGLRVRLREKGYRPGSVLFELFQNADDAYSELGGATSARFGVSCAAGVLAVAHAGRRINHTVTPGRGQDRDLSKMLALHHSDKGAEAAVTGRFGLGFKSVFLASDQPRVVSGRLAFEVLGGVFPKSLPQIDTVPLRDRTGEHGLPAANATVFELNLVDGVEGEVLGPFRRLAHLLLVFARRIREVRADGQVITWVEREVVATPAGRVVVGRLDTDTGPRRAVVVRCGERGDVLFGLSDDGFVAMPDDVPSVWVTAPTAEEHRLGYLANARALPIDIGRSQVAWAHPDTGQALHELAEVVGEALVALFDAGVASLEVSADAEVVWRSFWGVARAKGVRGDLRDGLMWAPHGAARRLFSDRKTLPTGLDATVYSDLTSLTAVRGVVAGVMDQQTDVFRMVAGWETFRATHPPGSLVAASQMGDLLPELPRIDLATATGLEMATPFVEPSLAATLGRVLSRDRLNKLSDRGGEIERVKESLKVAQFRNAAGAWVFSTELVAVGAKSEEGLRAGFAPPDRVLSADYTGPAVEFFQACRGDMQAGVEVLEGWVHKADTEERRSAALRYLAQGELRQQLLLRLRNSRSNWTWLKALSREQMQAAGLNELEQAQLTAATNSSTTSVVPTRPQPPAASRVLERIASWWEKNQTTELKDYYGRIYPGGSRPAITADGLLNDAAVRKEWLKLFITGAVQTIGRVKPEQNRAFLRLCEREEWLRVLGDPRGGPKEWLMTVERYVDNPKNHTNSIRYFHWLRHFVGVDTIARHLDAYATSFLSVGRFKTKFTPHKVLTSRGSTEFQFGGPDAPTLAPILGIGASFVLRELVRSNVVTRADVYPYCFPPTRALRWRLEALGWLDDAKAPPADRSRSIHEFLEEHHPTDTAFGGAFDIPLLTCPEELFYPSSTTGVSTTPSLFPGGSK, from the coding sequence ATGCCCAAAGCCCTTGCCCTTGAGTCTAACCCGTTCGGGCGGATTAACGAACTCCGTTCGCTCCTGTCGGACCGCTACTCCCGGACCGCCATCCTGAAGGAGTGGCTGCAGAACGCTGACGACGCAGGGGCGACGGCCGTCCTCGTCGCGTCCGTCGTGACCCCGTCCGGCTGTGCCCACGAACTGTTGAAGGCGGGTTCGTCGGCGGTGGTCGTGCTGAATGACGGCAAGTTCGACGCCACGGACTCGGCCGCCATCCGCCAGTTCGGGCTGAATAACAAGTCCGGCGACGGGGCGGCCATTGGCAAGTTCGGTTTGGGGCTGAAGAGCGTGTTCCATCTGTGCGAAGCGTTCTTCTTCCTCTCGCCGACGCCTACCGCAGGCGACCCGGGTGGCGAATTCAACAATTTGGTTAGCCCGTGGTCCGGCACCGCCCACCACGCCCACTGGGGGGACGTGGACCCGGCCGACCTGGATCGATTGAAGGCGCACCTCGCGCCGGCCTGCCGCCGGTTGGGAGAGCGATGGTTCGCCCTCTGGCTGCCCCTCCGCCGCCGTGATTACACCCACACCGCCCGCATCTTAAACGAGCCGCACGACCGTCCGCCGAGCGAGCTATTGGCCCCACCGGACGTAATTCACCTCGCCCCCGCCGGGGCGTTGCTCAAGCAACTGAGTCGCGTGGAACTGTGGGACGGGATGCCCGCTGACGACGACCGGCCGGCGCAACGGTGGGAGTTGCTCACGCCGGGTGGCCGCACCCACTACCGGGCGTGGGCACCGCCGAACGCGCCGCCCGCGACGACGCTGGCGACTCAGGCCGGCGAGTGCGATGACGGGGACGGGCGGGCGAGTTATGCGCTGGTGGAAGCGTGGCGAAATGAGAAGTGGGCGAACGATGCACAACGGCATTCCGGGTGGCCGTCACGGTTCGACCTGGAAGGCCGCCCTCAACCGGACAAGGCCCAGCCCCACGCGGCAGTCGTCCTCACCCGCCGGCACGGGCGGGAGGGCGGCCTGTTGCACGACGCGCCGGCCGTGTTCCTGCCGCTCACGGACGGGGCGTCGTGCAACAGGCCGCCGGCGGACGTGGAGTTCCTGCTCCTCCGCCACGGCTGCTTCTTCGTCGACTCCGGGCGCGGCGGTGTGTACGCCGGCGACGGGGTGCGGGGCATGTGGAACAAGGAGCTGATGCGGGACGGCGTCCTCCCTCTCGTCGTTCCGGCGGTCGCCGAACTCGCGGGGGTGTGCGACCCCGCAGCGAAGCAGCGGCTGACCGCAGCCGTTCAGAACTGGATGAAGGACAACGACCGCACTGACGTGTGCCGTGACGCCGGCTGGGGTTACCGCTGGCGGCCTGACGGCTCTTGCTGGGGGTTGATTCCGAACAACGTTCGGGTACTCGAAATCCCTGCGTTCGCCGACGAGGCCCTGCCAGCGCGGGTGCTGCCGGGGCTCGCTGAGCTGGCCGACGACTACGCCCTGATCCCGGCGACCGAGCCGCGTTTGCTCGCTCGCGACCCGGAGCCGTGGCCGGACGACGTGCTCGGGCAGGTGCTGGCGGTCCCGGAGGCCCGCCAACTTCTCGACGGGGACGCGCTCGGTTACCTTGTTGAATTCGTGGCCGTCAACCGTCGCCAGTTCGGCGAGTCCGCCCGGCAGTCGCTCGCCGACGCCCTCCGTCGGGTGTTCGCCGTGGCGAGCAACGGCGAACTGGCGGAACATAAGGACCGCCTCGTCCGGCTCGTCGGCGAAATCCCGCCCGACCGCCGCCGCCGCCTCTCCCTCGGCGGCAACTGGCCGGCGAAAACCCGGCAAGCCGTCTGCGGCGTCTCCGCCGTTCTGATCGTGCCCGACGGATTCGACCCCGCACACGCGCCGGGCGTCGGCCTGTTCGCCACCCCCGACGCCGTGGGGGTGCTGAAACTACTGGCGGTGGACATGTCGGTGGGCCGGAACACCAACCCGGCCGCCGAGGTGATCGACGCCTTGGCCGAACCCGCGGCCATGCGCGACGCCACGGCCGATTTGACCCTGTGGAAGGTGCAGTGCCCCGAGCCGGACGAGAAGCGAGATACGGACGAACTGCGGTCACTGGCAGACCTGCGAAGCGCCCTGAACTCCCAGAGCCTGTTCGTCGGCCCGCTGAACGACGAACTCCGGGAACTGGCCGCGGCGGTGCGAACCCGGCTGGCCGTCCTCGCCGGGGACACGGCCTGCACGCTCTTCACCCAAACGCTCCCACCCCGCGGCGACGCAGGTGGGATACTCGTTCATCTGGAGACCGCCCCCGACCTCCGGGTTCCAGAAGCCCGGGTGCCCCTCCTCAGCCGAATGATGCGCGCGACCGGAGACGAGTCCTTCAGCACCCACCGGCGGTGGGCGGTCCGTTACCTGCTCCACGCCAACCGCGAGTTGCCCGCAAAGGACGACCTGTACCTACCGGCCGCCCTACCGGCTGGTGAGGCAGCGGTGATCGGGCGCTTGGCGGAGGCCGTGTTGGCACGGCGGAATCGCGCGGATCATGTACTCCGATCAGCAGAGCTTGCCAAATCGCTCACCGAGCTACAGCGCGGCGAGTACGGCTTGGTGACGCTCGACTGGGAAGGCCTCGCGCGACTGTTGAAAGACGAACAAATCACGCCAGACCTGGCGTTCGACGATGCGGAGCGGGACGCGCTGCTGGACGGGCTGCGTAATCACAAACATGCAATCCGGCTGCTGCCGCTCCACGACCGCGTGGGCGGCGGGCGTGTGAGCTTGGCCGACAACTGCTTCTGGAACGTCGATAAGCGCGTCGAACTCGGCACGCTGAGAGATGTTGTTACGCTGTTGAACCCACACCAAACAAAACCCGCTCTCGCTACCATCCAGCTCGAAGCGGGCGGGAAAAAGCTGACACACCGCGACGTGGTGGACCTGGCGACCACGAACGACGCGGCCAAGCACTGGGACACGCTGCTGACGGCGATGGCCTCCGTCGGAACGCTCGGCGGAGAGCAAGTGAAGCAGTTGGCCGCTCGCCCGTGGCTGCCCCTCGCCCTCGCTGAAGGTCGGTTCGTCCAGCCGGACCATGTGCTCCACGACGAGCACCTCGACAGCGAGATCGCCGCAGCGGTCAAGCGGGTGGCGCTGGCGGCCGACGGTCCAGTCCCGGTGGGGCGCCTCGACCCGGAGGTCCGCCAACACCGCGGCTTTGCCGAGTGCGCCCGGCAGCTTTTCCCCAACCGCGCACAGATACTGTCGAAGCTCGGCGGGTTGCTCGGCCGCGACCCCCAATTCCAGGTCGGCCGCATCGACGACCTCTCGGAATGGTGCGAGGCGTTCCGCACCGCGTCGCCGCAGGTCATGGCTGCGGCCCCGCTTTTGGCCCAGGCCAAGCGGCACGCACTGGACGAGTGCCGGTCCCGCCTCCTACCGAGTCTGGACCGGACGCCGCCAATCGCCCGTCTCGAAGAAATCCTGGCCCACCTCCGCAAACGGTTCGGGCAGACCGATGGCGGCGAGCGCCGGGTAGTCGAGCGTGTCCACAACGGCTACCTCCGGCTGCTCGCGGCCCAGCCCGATGAGGCGCGGGCGGTACTGCAGCGGCTGAAGTTGCTGAACCAGAATGGTGCGTGGGTGGAGGCAACCAAGTTGTGCATCGCCGCCGGCATCGACCAGGCGGATGCCCTGGATGCGATCCAGGCCGCCATCCTCGTCGGGGTGGCCAGGCGGCAAGCACCGAAGTCCAAGCTCAAAGCCACCCAAGAGGACTCCCCCAAGGAGGTGAAGTCCCGGCTCGAAGTCGAGTTCGTGAATTCGGCCGAAGCGTTGCGGAAATTCTTCGACCCGTGGCGGAAGGCCGACGAGCAACTCGCCCAGTGGGTCGGGGCGTTCGTCGCCCTCCTGGGCAGTTGCGACCTGTACAAGGAATACGGCGAGAAGTGCCTGGGCGATCAGAAGAAGTCGGTCGAGAAGATCTGGCACGAGACCGGGATGACCGCCGACGCCCGGCGGATGAGCCGCCAGCGGTTCCTGATCGAGTTGACTGCAGTGAAGGGCAACGTGCCGGTCGTGAATCTGCTCGGTGAGCCGTTCTCGGCCCGCGCGGCGACGGACGTGTCGCACTTCCTGTTCGGGTATGAGATCGAACCATTCGCGACAAAGCTCGCAGACTGGGATGTTCATCACCTTCACCTGCGTGTGGTCGACCCAATGCGGGCAACGAACCCGGACGAGTTGGGGAGGCTGCGGCGGCTGCTCGAAGGCACGGCCGAGCGCATCCTGAGTGAGGTGTACAGCGAGCGGAATGCCTCGCTCAAGCCAGTCCTGGACACGCTCACCCAGGGCGATCTGGCGGACGTGAGGATCGCCCAGGCTGAGTTGCTCGACGCCGCCGGCCATTACCTCCGCACGCTCGGGCTCATCCCCGAGTTGAAGCCGGTGCTCGACAAGTACCAGGAGGCAGCTCGGCGGCGGGCTGAAGAGAGTGAGGCCGGACAGGGGAACCGGAAGCTGGAGGGCGCGTCGGCGGACGAACTCGCGAGAGACGCGCACAAGGCCCTCCGCGATGTGCTCACGACCGACGGTCTGGCTCGCGGAAAAATCCTTGCCGGTCTTCGGGTGCGTTTGCGTGAGAAGGGTTACCGGCCGGGGTCGGTGCTGTTCGAACTCTTCCAGAACGCCGACGACGCGTACTCCGAACTCGGGGGCGCCACATCCGCCCGGTTCGGGGTGAGCTGTGCCGCCGGCGTCCTCGCGGTCGCGCACGCCGGCCGGCGGATCAACCACACCGTCACCCCCGGCCGCGGGCAGGACCGTGACCTGAGCAAGATGTTGGCCCTCCACCATTCGGACAAGGGTGCAGAGGCGGCCGTAACAGGACGGTTCGGGCTGGGGTTTAAGAGCGTGTTCCTGGCGTCCGACCAGCCACGGGTCGTGAGCGGGCGGCTGGCGTTCGAGGTTCTTGGCGGTGTCTTCCCCAAGTCGCTGCCACAAATCGACACTGTTCCCCTGCGGGACCGGACGGGGGAACACGGCCTGCCGGCCGCGAACGCCACCGTGTTCGAACTAAATTTGGTCGACGGAGTCGAAGGCGAGGTGCTAGGCCCCTTCCGCCGCCTGGCCCACCTGCTGCTCGTGTTCGCCCGCCGCATCAGGGAGGTTCGTGCGGACGGGCAGGTTATCACCTGGGTCGAGCGTGAGGTCGTTGCCACCCCGGCGGGGCGGGTGGTGGTCGGCCGGCTGGACACCGACACGGGTCCGCGGCGGGCGGTGGTCGTCCGCTGCGGCGAGCGGGGCGACGTGCTGTTCGGGCTGAGCGACGACGGGTTCGTGGCGATGCCAGACGACGTTCCGAGCGTGTGGGTAACGGCCCCGACCGCCGAGGAACACCGCCTCGGCTATCTGGCGAACGCGCGCGCCCTGCCCATCGACATCGGGCGGAGCCAGGTCGCCTGGGCGCACCCCGACACCGGGCAGGCGCTACATGAGCTGGCGGAAGTGGTGGGAGAAGCCCTCGTCGCGCTTTTCGACGCCGGGGTGGCGAGTCTGGAGGTGTCCGCCGACGCGGAGGTAGTGTGGCGGTCGTTCTGGGGGGTGGCAAGAGCGAAGGGTGTGCGTGGGGATCTGCGGGACGGGCTGATGTGGGCTCCGCACGGGGCCGCCCGCCGTCTGTTCTCTGACAGGAAGACGCTGCCGACCGGGCTGGACGCGACAGTCTACAGCGACCTGACAAGCCTGACCGCCGTCCGCGGGGTCGTGGCTGGCGTCATGGATCAGCAGACGGACGTGTTTCGCATGGTGGCCGGGTGGGAGACTTTTCGGGCCACTCACCCGCCGGGGTCTCTGGTCGCAGCCTCGCAGATGGGCGACCTCCTGCCGGAGTTGCCCCGCATCGACCTTGCTACGGCCACAGGGCTGGAGATGGCAACGCCGTTCGTTGAACCGTCCCTCGCGGCGACGTTGGGGCGAGTCCTCAGCCGGGATCGGCTGAACAAGTTGTCCGACCGCGGCGGCGAGATCGAACGGGTTAAGGAATCACTGAAAGTCGCCCAGTTCCGCAATGCGGCCGGCGCGTGGGTGTTCTCCACCGAACTCGTCGCAGTCGGGGCGAAGAGCGAGGAGGGGCTGCGGGCCGGATTCGCCCCGCCCGACCGCGTGCTCTCCGCGGACTACACCGGCCCAGCCGTGGAGTTCTTCCAAGCGTGCCGCGGCGACATGCAGGCCGGCGTGGAGGTGCTGGAAGGATGGGTACACAAGGCCGACACGGAGGAGAGACGGAGTGCTGCCCTGCGTTACCTGGCCCAGGGCGAACTGCGCCAGCAGCTCCTGTTGCGATTGCGAAACTCCCGCTCTAATTGGACGTGGCTGAAAGCACTCTCCCGCGAGCAGATGCAGGCCGCCGGGCTGAACGAACTCGAACAGGCGCAACTGACGGCCGCGACCAACTCGTCGACCACCTCTGTCGTGCCCACGCGACCCCAGCCGCCCGCGGCCAGCCGAGTGTTGGAACGGATTGCCTCGTGGTGGGAGAAGAATCAAACCACTGAACTAAAGGACTACTACGGCCGCATCTACCCCGGTGGTAGTCGCCCGGCGATCACCGCCGATGGCTTGCTGAACGACGCGGCCGTCCGCAAGGAGTGGCTGAAGCTGTTCATCACCGGGGCCGTCCAGACCATCGGCCGCGTGAAGCCGGAGCAGAACCGCGCCTTCCTCCGCCTGTGCGAGCGGGAGGAGTGGCTGCGGGTGCTGGGCGATCCGCGTGGCGGGCCGAAGGAGTGGCTGATGACAGTAGAGCGATACGTGGACAACCCCAAGAATCACACGAACAGCATCCGGTACTTCCACTGGTTGCGGCACTTCGTCGGCGTCGACACCATCGCCCGGCACCTGGACGCCTACGCGACCTCGTTCCTGAGCGTCGGCCGATTCAAGACGAAGTTCACGCCGCATAAGGTGTTGACCAGCCGCGGCAGCACCGAGTTCCAGTTCGGCGGCCCGGACGCCCCGACGCTCGCGCCGATCCTCGGCATCGGCGCCAGCTTCGTCCTCCGCGAGCTGGTGCGGTCGAACGTGGTGACAAGGGCCGACGTTTACCCGTACTGCTTCCCGCCCACGCGGGCTTTGCGATGGCGTCTAGAGGCGCTGGGTTGGCTGGACGACGCCAAGGCACCTCCGGCTGACCGCTCGCGGTCCATCCACGAGTTCCTCGAAGAACATCACCCGACGGACACGGCTTTCGGTGGGGCCTTCGACATCCCGCTGCTGACTTGTCCCGAAGAATTGTTCTATCCGTCGTCCACGACCGGCGTGAGTACGACGCCCTCGCTATTCCCCGGAGGTAGCAAGTGA